Proteins co-encoded in one Bremerella sp. TYQ1 genomic window:
- a CDS encoding vWA domain-containing protein yields the protein MNRLAIPAQASTPPPPDGDGSLASSEEQDVPREWLRFETIQNSASFLVSLIFHFSLVLLLAMFTIVEPPSKQIELVVIEPEQEERERPLEVELDESEKIAEEMTIANLTTPEQGMEGLVEASLKAPQLEMPPTEIANAPLVSLQAVDFLTKDTDSLIQDMPVGTVGSVQAVVGDYQEAMDQISQELIWMLSKNKVLVIWLFDQSESMKDDQAKIRQRIHRIYGEVSLSEHAKGDALTTGVASFGQGFQLHTKAPTDDLDKIDEAIASVPVDPSGEEMFSSAVAEALTLHRRYAKIADRKVALIVVTDESGNTEDNESRLEKAISIAKATDARVFVLGREAVFGYPFAHVQWMHPEEGTIHLLPVDRGPEAALIEQLQTDGFGKRTDALSSGFGPFEQVRLAKETGGIFFMLPGEEANVNNAIDRRYQAKTMDMYRPNLNARLEQVNEVKNDPLKTLVTKIIYDLNPYQESVADVIEIQQVFSGDLRTFRQQVRQQQAKMITYITYLDRAIEVAEENRNLRDESSSLRWNANYDLLYGQLLAYRARAFEYGAYLTKFAENPPAPPQMPAYMEFRGWRLATTDELSAPEKTEEDISLSKDVLMYVMEEHEGTPWATRASWEIKRGFGVMLEPIFFDTRRINRPRPAPGGVPRPPIQIPNL from the coding sequence ATGAATCGTCTTGCCATCCCTGCCCAAGCCTCGACACCCCCGCCGCCTGACGGAGATGGTTCGCTAGCATCATCGGAAGAACAGGACGTACCGCGCGAGTGGCTTCGGTTTGAAACGATTCAAAACTCGGCCTCGTTTCTGGTCTCGCTGATCTTCCATTTCTCGCTTGTGCTGCTGTTGGCGATGTTCACCATTGTTGAGCCTCCTTCCAAGCAGATCGAACTTGTCGTTATCGAGCCTGAACAGGAGGAACGCGAGCGTCCCTTGGAAGTCGAGCTGGACGAGTCGGAAAAGATCGCCGAGGAAATGACGATCGCCAATCTGACCACTCCAGAGCAGGGAATGGAAGGCTTAGTCGAGGCTTCGCTGAAAGCCCCACAATTGGAAATGCCCCCGACTGAAATCGCCAACGCACCACTCGTTTCGTTGCAGGCGGTCGATTTTCTGACGAAAGATACCGACTCGCTGATTCAAGACATGCCGGTCGGCACTGTCGGCTCGGTGCAAGCAGTCGTCGGCGATTACCAGGAAGCGATGGATCAGATCTCGCAAGAGTTGATCTGGATGCTTTCCAAAAACAAAGTCCTCGTCATCTGGCTGTTCGATCAGTCGGAAAGCATGAAGGACGATCAGGCCAAGATTCGTCAGCGGATCCATCGTATCTATGGCGAAGTCAGCCTGAGTGAGCATGCCAAGGGAGACGCACTGACGACGGGGGTGGCCAGCTTCGGCCAAGGCTTCCAACTGCATACCAAAGCCCCCACCGATGACTTGGATAAAATCGACGAAGCGATTGCTTCCGTCCCTGTCGATCCGTCCGGCGAAGAGATGTTCAGTTCGGCTGTTGCCGAAGCCCTGACACTGCATCGCCGCTACGCGAAGATCGCCGATCGCAAAGTGGCGTTGATTGTGGTAACCGACGAAAGTGGTAACACCGAAGACAACGAAAGCCGATTGGAGAAAGCGATCTCGATTGCCAAAGCGACCGATGCCAGGGTCTTTGTGCTAGGTCGCGAAGCGGTGTTCGGCTATCCGTTTGCCCATGTGCAGTGGATGCACCCCGAAGAAGGCACCATTCATCTCTTGCCAGTCGATCGTGGCCCGGAAGCGGCATTGATCGAACAATTGCAGACCGACGGCTTCGGCAAGCGAACCGACGCATTGTCCAGCGGATTCGGACCGTTCGAGCAAGTTCGCCTGGCCAAGGAAACCGGCGGCATCTTCTTCATGCTGCCTGGCGAAGAAGCGAACGTGAACAACGCCATCGATCGGCGTTACCAGGCCAAAACCATGGACATGTATCGGCCGAATTTGAATGCTCGACTCGAGCAAGTCAACGAAGTGAAAAACGATCCGCTGAAAACGCTGGTGACCAAGATCATCTACGATTTGAATCCATATCAGGAAAGCGTTGCCGACGTAATCGAGATTCAACAGGTCTTCAGCGGCGACTTGCGAACGTTCCGCCAGCAAGTGCGTCAGCAGCAAGCCAAGATGATTACGTATATCACTTACTTGGATCGCGCGATCGAAGTGGCGGAAGAGAATCGCAACTTGCGTGATGAGTCGAGTTCGCTCCGCTGGAACGCGAATTACGACCTGCTTTATGGCCAGCTTCTTGCGTACCGTGCCCGGGCTTTCGAGTATGGAGCGTATCTGACCAAGTTCGCTGAGAACCCACCAGCACCCCCCCAAATGCCTGCGTATATGGAGTTCCGCGGCTGGCGACTTGCCACGACCGACGAACTTTCCGCCCCGGAGAAAACCGAGGAGGATATCTCACTTTCGAAGGACGTGCTGATGTACGTGATGGAAGAGCATGAAGGGACGCCGTGGGCCACACGTGCGAGCTGGGAGATCAAACGCGGCTTTGGCGTGATGTTGGAACCGATCTTCTTCGATACGCGGAGGATCAATCGTCCTCGTCCAGCCCCCGGCGGAGTGCCACGGCCGCCGATTCAAATTCCGAACTTGTAA
- a CDS encoding leucine-rich repeat domain-containing protein → MSRHWILGIVLLALPLCVGCPSSTPTDKPDGKGGSAAAPKPEADDPEAVAALEELGGKLTKDGNGNVTRADFSVVVVEDDKVFEPISKLKQLQLIKFYGAEITDQVTTYMKDLTNLRDVTFENGNITDEGIANLTNSKELSAFGLRRTNISNKSLETISASFPKTRYLDVRYCNVDDEGMKSVGQMKNMEVLRTEGAFISDEGMAHLADLTKMRFLNLRDKKITDKGIAYLAGMKNLQTLELNEVACSNEGLAHIKDCTKLTKLHLFRTKVTDDGMQYLTGMTEMEDLKFRQSPVRGEQMEKLKGMTKLKHLDVSETPFVDDGVAVAATFENLETLNLWNTFITDDGLAPVSNLKKLKELDLQNCALSDAGVKHLEGMTSLTSLSLKENSSVTNESIPVINTLTNLKRLTLNFTQIYDDGVEQLKEANPKLEVSF, encoded by the coding sequence ATGAGTCGTCATTGGATTCTCGGAATCGTACTGCTTGCTTTGCCGCTTTGCGTTGGCTGTCCTTCTAGCACGCCGACCGATAAGCCTGACGGCAAAGGTGGCAGCGCCGCAGCCCCGAAACCAGAAGCGGACGACCCAGAAGCCGTAGCCGCACTCGAGGAGTTGGGTGGCAAGCTGACCAAGGATGGCAACGGCAACGTGACCCGAGCCGACTTCTCGGTCGTGGTTGTGGAAGACGACAAAGTATTCGAGCCAATCTCGAAGCTGAAGCAGCTGCAGCTGATCAAGTTCTACGGTGCGGAAATCACCGACCAGGTCACCACCTACATGAAAGACCTGACCAATTTGCGTGACGTGACGTTTGAAAACGGCAACATCACCGACGAAGGTATTGCGAACCTGACCAACTCAAAAGAGCTTTCCGCGTTCGGTCTGCGACGCACGAACATCTCAAACAAATCGCTCGAAACGATCTCCGCATCGTTTCCCAAGACGCGTTACCTCGACGTCCGCTACTGCAACGTAGACGACGAAGGGATGAAGTCGGTCGGGCAGATGAAGAACATGGAAGTCCTGCGAACCGAAGGGGCTTTCATCAGCGACGAAGGGATGGCTCATCTGGCCGACCTGACGAAGATGCGATTTTTGAATCTGCGGGATAAGAAGATCACCGATAAGGGAATTGCTTACCTCGCTGGAATGAAGAACTTGCAGACGTTGGAATTGAACGAAGTGGCTTGTTCCAATGAAGGCCTGGCTCACATCAAAGATTGCACCAAGCTGACGAAGCTGCACTTGTTCCGCACCAAAGTCACCGACGACGGTATGCAGTACCTGACCGGAATGACCGAAATGGAAGATCTCAAGTTCCGTCAATCGCCGGTCCGGGGCGAGCAGATGGAAAAGCTGAAAGGCATGACGAAGCTGAAGCATCTGGACGTGAGCGAAACTCCGTTCGTTGACGACGGGGTGGCTGTTGCCGCGACGTTTGAAAACCTGGAAACGCTCAATCTTTGGAACACGTTCATCACTGACGATGGATTGGCTCCTGTCAGCAACTTGAAGAAGCTGAAAGAACTCGATCTGCAAAACTGTGCGTTGAGCGATGCCGGCGTGAAGCACCTGGAAGGGATGACTTCGCTGACCAGCTTGTCGTTGAAGGAAAACAGCTCGGTCACCAACGAGTCGATTCCAGTCATCAACACGCTGACGAACTTGAAGCGACTGACCCTCAATTTCACGCAGATCTACGACGACGGCGTCGAGCAGTTGAAGGAAGCGAACCCAAAGCTGGAAGTCAGCTTCTAA
- a CDS encoding Dabb family protein: protein MDNLKQIAHNVYFTLKDKSPEAQQKLVEACQKYLTGHPGCVFFAAGILTDELTRPVNDRDFQVALHVVFDSLESQNAYQVAERHVQFIEENKENWETVRVFDSTVGS, encoded by the coding sequence ATGGACAACCTTAAGCAGATCGCTCACAACGTTTATTTCACCTTGAAAGACAAGTCGCCAGAAGCGCAGCAAAAGCTGGTCGAAGCTTGCCAGAAATATCTCACTGGCCATCCTGGTTGTGTCTTCTTCGCTGCCGGTATTTTGACCGACGAACTGACTCGCCCAGTGAACGATCGTGACTTCCAAGTTGCTTTGCACGTCGTGTTTGATTCCCTCGAATCGCAAAACGCCTACCAGGTTGCCGAACGACACGTACAGTTCATCGAAGAGAACAAAGAGAACTGGGAAACGGTTCGCGTCTTCGATTCGACCGTCGGCAGCTAA
- a CDS encoding FHA domain-containing protein — protein MTQKYGELIPVGGGDPIPLLKKTLLVGRRESNDVVLRFANVSSNHCQLYVKQGYWFVEDQNSRNGTKVGGKRVRDTDKRIDPGNIIAIAKHEYELHYDPTELGATGPPPAESNIAEEILGKSLLERAGIGNSRRRGED, from the coding sequence ATGACCCAGAAATATGGGGAATTGATCCCCGTTGGCGGGGGAGATCCGATTCCACTTCTCAAAAAGACTCTCTTGGTCGGCCGTCGCGAGTCTAACGACGTCGTCCTTCGATTCGCCAACGTATCGAGCAATCACTGCCAACTGTACGTCAAACAAGGCTACTGGTTCGTGGAAGACCAGAACAGCCGCAACGGAACGAAGGTCGGAGGAAAACGCGTTCGCGACACCGACAAGCGGATCGACCCCGGCAATATCATTGCGATTGCCAAGCACGAGTACGAATTGCATTACGATCCGACCGAACTCGGCGCGACTGGACCACCTCCGGCCGAATCGAATATCGCGGAAGAAATTCTCGGCAAGTCGTTGCTTGAACGAGCTGGGATCGGCAATTCGCGGCGTCGCGGCGAAGACTAA
- a CDS encoding TIGR01212 family radical SAM protein (This family includes YhcC from E. coli K-12, an uncharacterized radical SAM protein.) → MSATVKNGWREAGLRYYAYSWYLRQRFGERVQKVSLDAKFTCPNVDGTVAKGGCTFCDNRSFSPSRREPIRDITDQLANGMVRLKRRYKVDKFIAYFQPATNTYAAVERLRPLYEQAIDHEKVVGLSIGTRPDCVEPDVMDLLEEFAGRTYLTVEYGMQTIHDRSLDWMNRGHHHDATVDAIERSRGRGFEVCLHVILGLPHESHEDMMATAAEVARLNIDAVKIHNLYCVKNTKMADQVATGEVKLMERQDYINTLVDFLERIPENVLVERTIGDAPPDYFVGPSWCLDKSAVLRAIDDELVRRDTWQGKLCDVTSS, encoded by the coding sequence TTGTCCGCAACGGTCAAAAATGGATGGCGGGAGGCAGGCCTCCGTTATTATGCGTACAGTTGGTATCTTCGGCAGCGATTCGGCGAACGAGTCCAGAAGGTAAGCCTCGACGCGAAGTTTACCTGTCCGAATGTCGACGGCACCGTCGCCAAGGGGGGCTGTACGTTTTGCGACAATCGCAGCTTCAGCCCGAGTCGCCGAGAGCCGATCCGCGACATCACCGACCAACTTGCCAACGGCATGGTCCGGCTGAAACGCCGATACAAAGTCGACAAGTTCATCGCTTACTTTCAGCCAGCGACGAACACCTATGCAGCCGTCGAGCGGTTACGTCCGTTGTACGAACAAGCCATCGATCATGAAAAAGTGGTCGGGCTGAGTATTGGGACACGTCCCGATTGCGTCGAACCGGACGTGATGGATCTGCTGGAAGAGTTTGCTGGCCGAACCTATCTGACGGTCGAGTATGGGATGCAAACGATCCACGATCGTTCGCTCGACTGGATGAATCGTGGACATCATCACGACGCAACCGTCGATGCCATCGAGCGAAGCCGAGGCCGCGGTTTCGAGGTCTGTCTGCATGTGATTTTAGGACTTCCGCACGAGTCGCACGAAGACATGATGGCCACCGCTGCCGAAGTGGCTCGGCTGAATATCGACGCAGTGAAGATTCATAACTTGTACTGCGTGAAGAATACCAAGATGGCCGATCAAGTTGCGACCGGCGAAGTCAAACTGATGGAGCGGCAAGACTATATCAACACGTTGGTCGATTTTCTGGAACGCATTCCTGAGAATGTCTTGGTGGAACGTACTATCGGCGACGCTCCTCCGGATTACTTCGTCGGCCCAAGTTGGTGCTTGGACAAATCGGCCGTGCTGCGCGCGATCGATGATGAACTGGTCCGTCGAGATACCTGGCAAGGCAAACTGTGTGACGTCACGTCTTCTTAG
- a CDS encoding NIPSNAP family protein produces the protein MMRMIHLPLGLACLLLLMTFISAAEAQNRVYELRTYTTNEGKLENLHARFRDHTMRFFEEAGMENHVYWVPSDGEGADNTLVYIISHESPEAAAKNWEKFRANAEWKTVAAESEKDGKILAKRPDSVYMQPTDFSPQNFESAEEPRLFELRKYTTAEGRLPALLQRFRDGELKLFEKQGMTNVAYFTPLEMPNTLIYVVAHKDAAAKKKAWDGFRNDEEWQQLWEKSTKDGKIVIQVDSQVLRPVDYSPMK, from the coding sequence ATGATGCGCATGATCCACCTGCCTCTTGGGCTGGCCTGCCTGTTGCTATTGATGACGTTTATTTCTGCTGCCGAAGCTCAAAACCGCGTCTACGAGCTGCGAACGTATACCACCAACGAAGGCAAGCTAGAAAATCTGCATGCTCGCTTCCGTGACCACACCATGCGATTCTTCGAAGAAGCTGGCATGGAAAATCACGTTTATTGGGTCCCCAGCGATGGCGAAGGAGCCGATAACACGCTCGTTTACATCATTTCCCACGAAAGCCCCGAAGCTGCTGCCAAGAATTGGGAGAAGTTCCGGGCCAATGCTGAGTGGAAAACGGTTGCCGCTGAATCGGAAAAAGATGGCAAGATACTCGCGAAACGGCCAGATTCCGTCTACATGCAGCCAACGGATTTTTCTCCTCAGAACTTCGAGTCGGCCGAAGAACCTCGCTTGTTCGAGCTGCGTAAGTACACCACCGCAGAAGGTCGCCTGCCGGCATTGTTGCAGCGTTTTCGTGACGGTGAGCTAAAGTTGTTCGAGAAGCAGGGCATGACCAATGTTGCTTATTTTACCCCCTTGGAAATGCCGAATACATTGATTTACGTCGTTGCGCATAAAGACGCCGCCGCCAAGAAAAAGGCCTGGGACGGTTTCCGCAACGATGAAGAGTGGCAACAATTGTGGGAGAAGTCGACCAAGGACGGCAAAATCGTGATCCAAGTCGATAGCCAAGTCCTGCGGCCGGTGGACTATTCCCCCATGAAGTAA
- a CDS encoding M48 family metallopeptidase, translating to MKIGFRCRHCHLKLTISASAAGTHQKCPRCLGEIVVPSPPTQVPIEQPGATQHRGEPLGETSSKENWKAPVQRSLRLPTQRAEHFEKCSPLKVPEFPVEGLKILKAFGPPVEKTEPTLAYKIGVIVVALVMLTLPTIYFTFVGSICYATYWYFAQGQYLLFPGMIGPLPYLVGAGIGSISAVVVFFLLKPVFARPANVARTRSITPQSDPMLFAFVSRVCDVVGSPFPSRIDVTYDVNASASFRLGLRSLLSGNDLVLTIGVPLVGALTTRQFAGVLAHEFGHFSQGTGMRLTFIIRAISEWFARVVFERDEWDKCLDMLCGPDFLPLSVITWPARSCVWLSRQLLRLLMNIGLLVGGFLLREMEFDADRYEARVAGSNEFAETSWRIQLAGYAWLHTQSQISQLVDRDILIDDVALLVRHHISSMSDAIKEQIHKDMKSGKCGLFDSHPCEAARFQNAQRENAPGIFTLEGDAKDLFADFETMAKNVTWDLYCQYLRRSVKRSTLQDTQSVLMRYRIGVGTVRPWNEPDYY from the coding sequence ATGAAAATAGGATTTCGCTGTCGACATTGCCATCTAAAGCTGACAATCTCAGCTTCGGCTGCGGGTACCCACCAAAAGTGTCCGCGCTGTCTCGGAGAAATTGTCGTTCCCTCTCCCCCTACTCAGGTGCCTATCGAGCAACCAGGAGCCACGCAGCATCGTGGCGAACCACTTGGCGAGACTTCTTCCAAGGAAAACTGGAAGGCACCAGTTCAGCGGTCGCTCCGCCTTCCTACGCAGCGCGCCGAGCATTTCGAGAAATGCTCGCCCCTGAAAGTCCCCGAGTTCCCTGTCGAGGGGCTGAAGATCCTCAAGGCGTTCGGACCTCCAGTGGAGAAAACCGAACCGACGCTCGCGTACAAGATTGGGGTAATCGTCGTCGCGTTGGTGATGCTGACCCTGCCCACCATATACTTCACGTTCGTTGGCAGTATTTGCTACGCCACGTATTGGTATTTTGCCCAAGGGCAGTACCTACTGTTTCCCGGCATGATCGGACCGTTGCCGTATTTGGTTGGGGCTGGCATCGGATCGATCAGCGCGGTGGTGGTTTTCTTTTTGCTGAAACCTGTTTTCGCGCGGCCTGCGAATGTGGCACGTACGCGGAGTATTACCCCGCAAAGCGACCCGATGTTGTTCGCGTTCGTTTCGCGTGTTTGCGATGTTGTTGGTTCTCCGTTCCCATCTCGGATTGATGTTACCTACGACGTCAACGCTTCGGCCAGTTTTCGTTTAGGACTACGAAGCCTATTGAGCGGCAACGACTTGGTGCTCACCATTGGTGTGCCCTTGGTCGGAGCACTTACCACACGCCAGTTCGCCGGCGTGTTGGCTCACGAGTTTGGCCACTTCAGCCAAGGCACCGGCATGCGGCTGACGTTTATTATTCGTGCGATTAGCGAATGGTTTGCTCGCGTTGTGTTCGAGCGTGACGAGTGGGACAAATGTCTCGACATGCTGTGCGGTCCTGACTTCTTACCACTGTCAGTGATTACCTGGCCGGCGCGTTCGTGCGTTTGGTTGTCGCGACAACTACTTCGATTGCTGATGAACATCGGCTTGTTGGTCGGCGGTTTTTTGCTTCGTGAAATGGAGTTTGACGCCGACCGATACGAGGCCCGCGTTGCTGGGAGTAATGAGTTTGCCGAGACCAGCTGGCGAATCCAGTTGGCAGGCTACGCATGGCTGCACACTCAGTCGCAGATTTCTCAGTTGGTTGACCGAGACATCTTGATTGATGATGTTGCGTTGCTGGTGCGTCACCACATTTCCAGCATGTCGGATGCCATCAAAGAGCAGATTCATAAGGATATGAAGTCTGGAAAATGCGGGCTTTTTGATTCGCATCCGTGCGAAGCCGCACGATTTCAAAATGCCCAGCGAGAAAACGCCCCTGGCATCTTCACCCTCGAAGGAGACGCCAAGGATCTCTTCGCAGATTTCGAGACGATGGCCAAGAACGTTACTTGGGATCTCTACTGTCAGTATCTTCGCCGCAGCGTGAAGCGTTCGACGTTGCAAGATACTCAGTCTGTCTTGATGCGCTATCGGATTGGGGTAGGGACGGTCCGGCCTTGGAACGAGCCCGACTACTATTAA
- a CDS encoding RimK/LysX family protein — protein MPTKAQPVKLPIIGWREWVQLPQLGIAKIKAKIDTGARSSSLHAYDLKYEERDGKQWVRFKVHPRQRSSAGPVSAESEVLEFRKVRSSNGHVTKRPVIVTMVDILGELCEIELTLANRDAMGFRMLLGREAIRGRLLVDSGASYLSGIPKRLKVKRPTNGTPAKRDSAKTQSDAT, from the coding sequence ATGCCCACGAAAGCACAACCGGTCAAGCTGCCGATCATTGGGTGGCGCGAATGGGTGCAACTTCCCCAACTGGGAATTGCCAAAATCAAAGCGAAGATCGACACCGGTGCGAGATCTTCCTCGCTTCACGCCTACGACTTGAAGTACGAGGAACGTGACGGCAAGCAGTGGGTACGCTTTAAAGTGCATCCCCGCCAACGCAGTTCTGCAGGCCCCGTCTCAGCAGAAAGCGAAGTGCTGGAGTTTCGCAAAGTTCGCAGTTCCAACGGCCATGTCACCAAACGCCCTGTGATTGTGACAATGGTCGATATCCTGGGCGAGCTGTGCGAGATCGAACTCACGCTGGCCAACCGCGACGCCATGGGATTTCGCATGTTGTTAGGCCGCGAAGCGATCCGAGGCCGTTTGCTGGTCGATTCCGGCGCATCTTATTTATCCGGCATCCCTAAGCGGTTGAAAGTGAAGCGTCCCACTAACGGAACGCCAGCGAAGCGAGACTCGGCGAAAACCCAATCGGATGCCACCTAG
- a CDS encoding RimK family alpha-L-glutamate ligase: MKLGILSCNRFCYSTRRLRDAAVERGHDVKVLNTLKFAIDLEKGEPDLYFRSKQLSSYDAVLPRIGASITYFGTAVVRQFEQMDVFPANSSWGITNSRDKLRSLQILSRHHIGIPQTTFVRDRADILPAIERVGGAPVVIKLIEGTQGVGVILADSVKIAEAIIETLHSTRQNVLVQKFVKESRGRDVRAFVVGDQVVAAMRRIAQGTEFRSNVHRGGLTEAVELDDKYRETAVRASQIMGLRVAGVDMLESDTGPQVMEVNSSPGLEGIERCTKLDIAGAIVDYIAAQVDFPEIDIRQRLTVSRGYGVTELHIPEGSEYCGKTIDESGFPDHDINVLTLYRGTSVIPNPRLKRTLEPGDRLLCFGKLDAMRGLIPEKIIKQRRPKVKKLSKSALKESTRTE, encoded by the coding sequence ATGAAGTTAGGAATCCTTTCCTGCAATCGATTTTGCTACAGTACTCGTCGCCTGCGTGACGCCGCGGTGGAACGTGGTCATGACGTGAAGGTATTGAATACCCTCAAGTTCGCCATCGATCTCGAGAAGGGAGAGCCTGATCTTTACTTCCGCTCGAAACAGCTTAGCTCTTACGACGCCGTGCTGCCCCGGATTGGTGCTTCGATCACCTATTTCGGAACGGCCGTGGTTCGCCAGTTCGAGCAAATGGACGTTTTCCCGGCGAACAGCTCGTGGGGCATCACGAATTCGCGAGACAAGCTTCGCAGCCTGCAAATCCTTAGCCGACATCACATCGGTATTCCTCAGACGACATTCGTCCGCGATCGAGCCGACATTTTGCCAGCGATCGAACGTGTCGGTGGAGCACCGGTCGTCATCAAGTTGATCGAAGGCACGCAAGGTGTCGGTGTTATCTTGGCCGATTCGGTAAAAATTGCTGAGGCAATTATCGAGACGCTGCACAGCACGCGACAAAACGTGCTCGTCCAGAAGTTTGTCAAAGAAAGCCGAGGACGTGACGTTCGAGCATTCGTCGTTGGCGATCAAGTTGTTGCGGCCATGCGGCGTATCGCTCAGGGAACCGAGTTCCGCAGCAACGTTCACCGCGGTGGACTTACCGAAGCGGTTGAGTTGGACGACAAGTATCGCGAGACGGCCGTTCGCGCTTCTCAGATCATGGGGCTTCGTGTGGCTGGCGTCGACATGCTGGAAAGCGATACCGGTCCTCAGGTCATGGAAGTGAACTCTTCGCCTGGCTTGGAAGGGATTGAACGTTGCACCAAGCTTGACATTGCCGGGGCGATTGTCGATTACATCGCAGCCCAGGTCGACTTCCCCGAAATCGATATTCGTCAACGCCTGACTGTCAGTCGCGGCTATGGCGTGACTGAACTGCACATTCCGGAGGGATCGGAGTATTGCGGCAAGACGATCGACGAGTCAGGTTTCCCTGATCACGATATCAACGTGCTGACGTTGTATCGCGGCACATCTGTGATTCCGAATCCGCGTTTGAAGCGAACTCTTGAGCCCGGCGATCGATTGCTTTGCTTCGGGAAGCTGGATGCGATGCGCGGACTGATTCCTGAGAAGATTATCAAACAGCGCCGCCCGAAAGTGAAAAAGCTTTCCAAGTCGGCGCTCAAGGAATCTACTCGGACGGAGTAG
- a CDS encoding sugar O-acetyltransferase: protein MLVGQLYDATDPDLIASRRRARTICHAMYDCPPEDADQLQELIKQLIGRGGETAWIEPPFHCDYGSNITLGKKVYFNFNCIVLDVCHVEIGDHTLLGPAVQIYTASHPMDAQLRRSEEFGKPISIGSDVWIGGGAIICPGVTIGDQTVIGAGSVVTKDIPSGVFAAGNPCRVIREIESTPSE from the coding sequence ATGCTGGTTGGTCAACTCTACGACGCTACAGATCCTGACCTGATTGCGTCGCGCAGGCGAGCACGAACGATCTGCCACGCGATGTACGATTGCCCCCCGGAAGATGCCGATCAGCTACAAGAACTTATTAAACAGCTGATCGGACGCGGAGGGGAGACAGCATGGATTGAACCGCCGTTTCATTGCGACTACGGCAGCAATATCACCCTGGGCAAGAAGGTTTATTTCAATTTCAACTGCATCGTATTGGATGTTTGCCATGTTGAAATTGGGGATCACACGCTGCTTGGACCTGCGGTGCAAATTTACACCGCATCACATCCGATGGATGCCCAACTTCGCAGATCAGAAGAATTTGGCAAGCCGATCTCGATTGGCTCCGACGTTTGGATTGGAGGCGGAGCCATCATCTGCCCTGGCGTTACGATAGGCGACCAAACGGTCATCGGCGCCGGCAGTGTGGTGACCAAAGATATTCCCAGCGGTGTCTTCGCGGCAGGCAATCCGTGCCGCGTCATCCGGGAAATCGAGTCTACTCCGTCCGAGTAG